The following proteins are co-located in the Dermochelys coriacea isolate rDerCor1 chromosome 4, rDerCor1.pri.v4, whole genome shotgun sequence genome:
- the LOC119854883 gene encoding neurophysin 1-like: MSQNTLAICVLWLLALSSACYIQNCPIGGKRSVLDMDVRKCIPCGPRNKGHCFGPSICCGAEMGCYFGTSETLRCQEENYLPTPCESGRKPCGPSGGTCAAPGICCNNEGCKVDSACDQESPFS, encoded by the exons ATGTCTCAGAACACTCTCGCCATCTGCGTCTTGTGGCTCCTGGCTCTCTCCTCGGCCTGTTACATCCAGAACTGCCCCATCGGAGGAAAGCGATCGGTCCTGGACATGGATGTCAGAAAG TGCATCCCCTGTGGGCCTAGGAACAAAGGCCACTGCTTTGGCCCTAGCATCTGCTGTGGAGCGGAGATGGGATGCTACTTCGGTACTTCAGAAACCCTGCGATGTCAAGAAGAGAATTACCTGCCGACACCCTGCGAGTCTGGCAGGAAGCCATGCGGGCCCAGTGGTGGGACCTGCGCAGCCCCTGGGATCTGCTGTAACAACG agGGCTGCAAGGTGGACTCGGCCTGTGACCAAGAATCGCCGTTTTCCTAG